Proteins encoded by one window of Mustela erminea isolate mMusErm1 chromosome 5, mMusErm1.Pri, whole genome shotgun sequence:
- the GNPNAT1 gene encoding glucosamine 6-phosphate N-acetyltransferase — protein sequence MKPDETPMFDPSLLKEVDWSQNTATFSPAISPTHPGEGLVLRPLCTADLNRGFFKVLGQLTETGVVNPEQFMKSFEHMKKSGDYYVTVVEDVTLGQIVATATLIIEHKFIHSCAKRGRVEDVVVSDECRGKQLGKLLLSTLTLLSKKLNCYKITLECLPQNVGFYKKFGYTVSEENYMCRRFLK from the exons ATGAAACCTGATGAAACTCCTATGTTTGACCCAAGTCTACTCAAAGAAGTGGACTGGAGCCAGAATACAGCTACATTTTCTCCAGCCATTTCCCCAACACATCCTGGAGAAGGTTTGGTCTTGAGGCCCCTTTGTACTGCTGACTTAAATAGAG GTTTCTTTAAGGTACTAGGTCAACTGACAGAGACTGGTGTTGTCAACCCTGAACAATTTATGA AATCTTTTGAGCACATGAAGAAATCTGGAGATTACTATGTTACAGTTGTGGAAGATGTGACTTTAGGACAAATTGTTGCTACAGCAACTCTGATAATAGAACATAAATTCATCCATTCCTGTGCTAAG AGAGGAAGAGTAGAAGATGTTGTTGTTAGTGATGAATGCAGAGGAAAGCAGCTTGGCAAACT GTTATTATCAACCCTTACTTTGCTAAGCAAGAAACTGAACTGTTATAAGATTACCCTTGAATGTCTACCACAAAATGTTGGTTTCTATAAAAAGTTTGGATATACAGTATCTGAAGAAAACTACATGTGTCGGAGGTTTCTAAAGTAA